Proteins co-encoded in one Pelobates fuscus isolate aPelFus1 chromosome 5, aPelFus1.pri, whole genome shotgun sequence genomic window:
- the CBX2 gene encoding chromobox protein homolog 2 has protein sequence MEELSAVGEQVFAAECILSKRLRKGSAEYLVKWRGWSSKHNSWEPEENILDPRLLLAFQKREQEKELRNRKRGKRPRGRPRKNVETEVPPKAKSSSSSSSSSSSSSSSSSSSSSDDDSDTETHRGPRPRESHPVPQKKAQAVVARPELKDQVRKKRGRKPLPPEQKAPRRAKGLKPGPKPGKPPGNSTQGFTALKTLSKDAPISSNNRPGGLSAELLSSIAKNSPSQPNGSSPRSLSWQSSIVHYMNRITQSNSQPGRRPVSSPFGAKRTCPDPKITSKVRADDDTGPSKTPNIQDSEEQTRPNTGSQPVSGAASASRESTSQTVPAQSKNPATTALSAFSGNQGTNHPSKNNAPSSLGAAAGCKADKVVRKTGGAGTVSSPAAAPPARISTVEKSQQVEGHRQLAELSTGDDSSLDSDHDSSLSSQDMSVQASQDWKPARSLLEHVFVTDVTANLITVTVKESPTSVGFFNMRHF, from the exons GCACAACAGCTGGGAGCCGGAGGAGAATATTTTGGACCCACGACTGCTCTTGGCTTTCCAGAAAAG GGAGCAGGAAAAAGAGCTGCGAAACAGAAAGAGGGGTAAACGACCAAGAGGACGTCCGCGTAAAAACGTG gaaacagaggttcctccAAAGGCAAAGTCAAGcagttcttcctcctcctcctcttcatcgTCTTCATCCTCTTCATCCTCTTCATCTTCCGATGACGACAGCGATACTGAAACGCATCGTGGTCCAAGACCGAGAGAATCACACCCAGTGCCGCAGAAGAAGGCACAAGCCGTGGTGGCCAGGCCAGAGCTGAAGGACCAAGTGCGTAAAAAGCgaggaagaaaaccattgcctcCTGAGCAGAAGGCACCCAGAAGAGCAAAAGGGCTGAAACCTGGACCTAAACCAGGCAAACCACCAGGGAACAGTACCCAGGGATTCACTGCCCTCAAAACCCTTTCCAAAGATGCACCAATTTCCAGCAACAACCGGCCAGGTGGTCTGTCTGCAGAGTTACTCTCCAGCATTGCCAAGAACTCTCCCAGTCAACCAAATGGGAGCTCACCCAGAAGCCTTAGTTGGCAAAGCTCCATCGTTCATTACATGAACCGTATAACTCAGAGCAACTCACAGCCCGGCAGAAGACCAGTCAGCTCCCCTTTTGGTGCAAAGAGGACCTGCCCAGACCCAAAAATTACTTCAAAAGTAAGGGCAGATGATGACACTGGCCCTAGCAAAACCCCTAATATCCAAGACTCAGAGGAACAGACTCGTCCAAACACTGGGAGTCAACCTGTGTCTGGAGCGGCGTCAGCCAGCAGAGAGAGCACCAGCCAGACGGTACCTGCCCAAAGTAAGAATCCGGCCACAACAGCCTTGTCAGCATTCAGTGGGAACCAAGGAACAAACCATCCTTCAAAAAATAATGCTCCATCATCTCTTGGGGCGGCTGCTGGATGTAAAGCAGATAAGGTGGTGCGGAAGACAGGTGGAGCAGGCACAGTCAGCTCACCGGCTGCAGCACCCCCAGCCCGCATTTCTACTGTTGAGAAATCGCAGCAGGTGGAAGGGCACAGACAGCTGGCAGAGCTAAGCACTGGAGACGACAGCAGTTTGGATTCTGACCATGACTCCTCTCTCTCCAGCCAGGACATGTCTGTGCAAGCTAGCCAGGACTGGAAACCAGCCCGCAGCTTACTGGAGCACGTTTTTGTGACCGACGTCACTGCCAACCTTATCACAGTCACGGTCAAAGAGTCTCCTACCAGTGTTGGCTTCTTCAACATGAGGCACTTCTGA